The nucleotide window TTACTTCTTTTTAATGGTCCCATGATACGAATACCATTATCAGAATTTAAACTACCATAAATATTTTTATGATATAAATCTACAACCATAATGTCTGGCATTTCTATATCTATACTAGCTAGAGCTTCAGAACCAGTTTTTACTAAATTAACAGAATAATCTTTTGTTTTATAAGTGCTTGTTTCCATTCTTCTGCTAATATAAAATCATCTACTATAATTAAAACGCGTAACATATTTAATAGTAAAAATTAATTGGTTAGTTTATCTAAAATACTAAATAATTGTTCATCTGCAATTGGTTTTATAAAAACAGGTGCTTCTGGGAAAGATTTATTTTGTAAAAATGTATCTCCATAACCTGTAATATAATGAAAAGGAATTCCTTTTAAATTACACACTTGGGCAACTCTTGAAGAAGTTTCATTTTTTAAATTAACATCTAAAAGTGCAAAATCATATGTTTTTTTCTCTAAAGAATTTAGCGCTGTTTTTTGGTTAGAAAAGATATCTACATTAGATGTTATTTTATTTTCTATTAGTTCTTTTGTTTGATTTGCAATTATAAAATCATCTTCTAAAACAAGAATATTTAATTTCTTTTTTTCTATATACTCTTCTTTATCCTTAAATTTTATTTTTTCTGTTGTAAACATTTCTGTTTCTTTTCTCAGAATTGTTTTTAAAGGAATTTGAATTGTTACCTCTAAACCAGACTCTTTAAAATTCATTGATGAGCTTCCACCAAATTCATAACCAATTGCTTTTTCAATAATGGTTCGACCAAAACCTTTATGCTTTGGTTTGGTAACTTTTGGCCCATTTTCTTCTTTCCAAAATATAAATATGTCATTTTCTGATATATGCCAAGAAACTGTGAGTTTACCATTTTCTGAAGATAATGATCCATATTTTGCAGAATTTGTAGTTAGTTCATGTAAAACTAAAACAATTATAGGAGCAACATTAGATGCTAGTTCAATAGATGGTCCTTTAATCTCATAGTTTTTATCACTAAGATCAAAAGGAGATAGTTCTTTTACTAAAATCTTTTCTAAGTTAATACTACCAAAACTACTTTCTGTTAGCATATTATTCACATCCGCTAATGCAGTAATTCTTTTTTCTAGAGCCAAAACATAGCTTTCTATAGATTTCTCTTTGCTAGCAGTTTGTTTAGAAACAGATTTAACCAAGGCTAAAATATTTCTGACTCTATGGTTTAATTCTTTTACAAGAATTTTTGATCTTTCAGACTCAGAAACTTCCTTTTTCTCTTTAACAATTTCTATTTGAATGTATTTTTTAAACGTTTCTATAGCGTTTTTTGCTACAAAAAGATCTTGAGTAGTCCAAATATCTGAATCTTCAGAATTGTTTTCTATAAATTCATTAAAAGAACTTCTTGGGTGTAATCTAACATTTTCTTTTTCAAATATTAATTCTTTTTCTGGACTTCCTGCCCATTGAATATTTTTTGAAAATTTATCTCTGAAAAAAAACATGTTTATCTGTGGAAATTCAGAAATTAATTGCATAAAAATTAAACCTCTGGTATCTTTAATCCCCTTATCTACAAATTTAGAAATGTTAGTGTAACTTTGTATTTCTTCTTTTTTAGTATTTAGTGTATCAACTAAAGTTTGAATGGAATTTAGTTCTGGACAATTACCGTAAGTTTTAATATTTTTATCTATAACGCAGGCAATACCATCACAATGAATAATTTCAAATAGATTTTTTGCCTGAGCATTCCAGAACTCGTCTAATTTGAATGAATTTGTTTCTATTGCAATTAAATCATTACCATTTTCTAAAATATCTTTAATTGTCTTTTGAGCTTTTTGTCTTGTTTGATGTTCTAGAACCATATTAATTGTTTGCCCCAATATATCTGCGGAATAAATTTCTTGTGGAGATAAATTTTTACAAGACTTATGATGATGTGCAAATAACCCCCAAAGTTTACCATTTATAATAATAGGTATAGTCATAGAACTAACAACTTCCATATTCACTAAGTATTGATTATGAACTGGGGCAGCTGCTCTTAAGATGCTGTAAGTTAGGTTTAGTTTATTGTCAGAATTTTTATGGACTAAAATCTTAGAACCTTCAGAACTAGTATTTTTAATAAAACGTATTGGGTTTTTTAAAAAAAGATCTCTTGCTCTTGGTGGAATATCAAAAGCAGGAAATCTTAAACCTAAAAATGTATTGATAGAAGGTGCTGAAGTAGCTTCGGCTATTATTTCTCCAGAATTGTCAGGTAGAAATTTATAAGCCATAACCCTATCAAAACCAGTTATCTTTTGTAATGATTGTACAGCATTATTTAAAATATCTTCTATGGTTTCATGACCGTGAGTTCTTGCTAATGCCCACTTTATATTATTATTATTAATATTTATATATTTAAAATCTTTTCCAGTTGGTAATAATTCAATAACAACAGAATTATCTGTTCTAAATAAAGAAATGTCAATAGAGTTCGCATTATTTTCTATCACTTTTACATGTTCTCGTTGATGCTTAGTAGAATTATGAGAAGCTATGTTTAAAATATCAAGCGTCATCTGGAGATAAAATATCTCTAATTGACTTATTTAATGCAGCATTAATTTTTAATATTTTATCTAAATTACTAGATGCATGTGTAATTGTTAATGATTTAAATTCAAAAGCTAATAATGCACCATAATTTTGTACACTTTCAATCCATTATATAGGTTCATTATTACAATGTTCTAAAGCTTTATCTTCAAGTGCTTTAGATGCTTTTATGTTATTTTTTGAATTCAATGTTTGCGTATTTGGTTAAAGTTGAAAAAGTTTCATTTGCTCCATTTATTAAATCAATTTCATTATCTGCTAAAAGCAATCCCAATATTTTCATTTGAGAGTTAGAAGTCTCAACGAGTTTTGTAATATAATGTGATTGAATAGGAGGGGCATGTTCTAGAGCCATTTTTCTTATGACTCTTTCACCCATTGCAGAACCAGCAAACACATAGAAGACTCCTAAGCATGTGATGTATTTTTAACCTCTAATTGATCAATTATGTCATTATTTGATTTTAAATCCGATTTTAAAGAAGATATCAAATCATCATTGTAAGTACTTTTAATATTAAAAGTATCTTCTAAATGATGCAAAGATTTTTG belongs to Polaribacter dokdonensis and includes:
- a CDS encoding response regulator → METSTYKTKDYSVNLVKTGSEALASIDIEMPDIMVVDLYHKNIYGSLNSDNGIRIMGPLKRSNPKIKMIAVTAYNNNKRTVGTETVVFNLGADYFLSKPFDTSQLLEKVQEAKASIDL
- a CDS encoding HWE histidine kinase domain-containing protein, producing MTLDILNIASHNSTKHQREHVKVIENNANSIDISLFRTDNSVVIELLPTGKDFKYININNNNIKWALARTHGHETIEDILNNAVQSLQKITGFDRVMAYKFLPDNSGEIIAEATSAPSINTFLGLRFPAFDIPPRARDLFLKNPIRFIKNTSSEGSKILVHKNSDNKLNLTYSILRAAAPVHNQYLVNMEVVSSMTIPIIINGKLWGLFAHHHKSCKNLSPQEIYSADILGQTINMVLEHQTRQKAQKTIKDILENGNDLIAIETNSFKLDEFWNAQAKNLFEIIHCDGIACVIDKNIKTYGNCPELNSIQTLVDTLNTKKEEIQSYTNISKFVDKGIKDTRGLIFMQLISEFPQINMFFFRDKFSKNIQWAGSPEKELIFEKENVRLHPRSSFNEFIENNSEDSDIWTTQDLFVAKNAIETFKKYIQIEIVKEKKEVSESERSKILVKELNHRVRNILALVKSVSKQTASKEKSIESYVLALEKRITALADVNNMLTESSFGSINLEKILVKELSPFDLSDKNYEIKGPSIELASNVAPIIVLVLHELTTNSAKYGSLSSENGKLTVSWHISENDIFIFWKEENGPKVTKPKHKGFGRTIIEKAIGYEFGGSSSMNFKESGLEVTIQIPLKTILRKETEMFTTEKIKFKDKEEYIEKKKLNILVLEDDFIIANQTKELIENKITSNVDIFSNQKTALNSLEKKTYDFALLDVNLKNETSSRVAQVCNLKGIPFHYITGYGDTFLQNKSFPEAPVFIKPIADEQLFSILDKLTN